The proteins below come from a single Asanoa ferruginea genomic window:
- the ileS gene encoding isoleucine--tRNA ligase, whose amino-acid sequence MAYPKHESKPGVPASPDLPAVERRVLDHWTADKTFEASIELRDAGVNGDNEFVFYDGPPFANGLPHYGHLFTGYVKDVVPRYQTMRGKRVERRFGWDTHGLPAEVVAEKQLGITTKAEIVDLGVERFNDVCRTSVLQYTQDWERYVTRQARWVDFTNDYKTLDLSYMESVMWAFKSLHDKGLVYEGFKVLAYCWRCETPLSNTETRMDDVYRDRHDPSLTVWFTLDSGEKLAVWTTTPWTLPSNLAVAVGPDIEYAELTDDAGQVYLVGAARTDYYAKELEGFTRTGTRRGADLVGKRYTPLFDFLVDRAGPNAYQVLGGDFVTTEDGTGAVHMAPAFGEEDQNACNAAGIPTIVTVDDHTRFTALVPPYEGLQVFEANKPVTRDLKERGVVVRQETYTHSYPHCWRCDTPLVYKAVSSWFVQVTKFKDRMVELNQQIDWTPGHVKDGSFGKWLANARDWSISRNRFWGSPIPVWKSDDPNYPRLDVYGSLEDLERDFGVQVTDLHRPFVDDLTRPNPDDPTGKSTMRRVPEVLDCWFESGSMPFAQVHYPFENADWFEHHYPGDFIVEYIGQTRGWFYTMHVLATALFDRPAFRTCVSHGILQGSDGRKMSKTLQNYPDVYQVFDDYGSDAMRWMLMSSPVLRGGDMPVTEPAIRDTVRQVLLPLWNVWYFFSLYANADGYEAVRRVDSTHLLDRYVLAKTGELVSTVTRQMDAYDISGACVTVRTFLDALTNWYVRRSRDRFWAGDRDAFDTLYTVLETLTRVMAPLAPLTAEEVWRGLTGERSVHLTDWPAADEFPADHDLVAAMDAVRDLVSAALSVRKAKGLRVRLPLPSLTVASPGAAALRPFADLVTDEVNVKSVEFTDDVAAYCERVLTVVPRALGPRIGGAVQQVIKAVKAGEWSLVEGQPVAAGVTLQEGEYDLKLVAADAANSSALPNGEGVVVLDSAVTPELAAEGVARDVVRVVQQARRDADLDVSDRIRVDLNGSSSVREAVETFGDFVAREVLADSITFSAAATGFAGEVGDGETVRVTVVRS is encoded by the coding sequence ATGGCCTATCCCAAGCACGAGAGCAAGCCGGGCGTCCCGGCGAGCCCCGACCTGCCCGCGGTCGAGCGGCGTGTGCTGGATCACTGGACGGCCGACAAGACCTTCGAGGCCTCGATCGAGCTGCGTGACGCCGGGGTGAACGGGGACAACGAGTTCGTCTTTTACGACGGCCCGCCCTTCGCCAACGGCCTCCCCCACTACGGCCACCTCTTCACCGGCTACGTGAAAGACGTCGTCCCCCGCTACCAGACCATGCGCGGCAAGCGCGTGGAGCGCCGGTTCGGGTGGGACACGCACGGGCTGCCGGCCGAGGTGGTCGCCGAGAAGCAGCTCGGCATCACCACCAAGGCCGAGATCGTCGACCTCGGCGTGGAGCGGTTCAACGACGTCTGCCGCACCTCGGTCCTGCAATACACCCAGGATTGGGAGCGCTACGTCACCCGCCAGGCCCGCTGGGTCGACTTCACCAACGACTACAAGACGCTCGACCTGTCCTACATGGAGAGTGTCATGTGGGCGTTCAAGAGCCTGCATGACAAGGGCCTGGTGTACGAGGGCTTCAAGGTGCTGGCCTACTGCTGGCGCTGTGAGACCCCGCTGTCCAACACCGAGACCCGGATGGACGACGTCTACCGCGACCGGCACGACCCGTCGCTGACCGTCTGGTTCACCCTCGACAGCGGCGAGAAGCTGGCCGTCTGGACCACCACGCCGTGGACGCTGCCGTCCAACCTCGCGGTGGCGGTCGGCCCCGACATCGAATACGCCGAGTTGACCGACGACGCCGGCCAGGTCTACCTGGTGGGTGCCGCCCGCACCGACTACTACGCCAAGGAGTTGGAGGGGTTCACCCGCACCGGCACCCGGCGCGGTGCCGACCTGGTGGGCAAGCGCTACACGCCGCTGTTCGACTTCCTGGTCGATCGGGCCGGGCCCAACGCCTACCAGGTGCTGGGTGGCGATTTTGTCACGACCGAAGACGGCACCGGGGCCGTGCACATGGCGCCGGCGTTCGGTGAGGAAGACCAGAACGCCTGCAACGCGGCGGGCATCCCGACCATCGTGACGGTCGACGACCACACCCGGTTCACGGCGCTCGTTCCCCCTTACGAGGGACTTCAGGTCTTCGAGGCCAACAAGCCGGTGACCCGCGACCTCAAGGAACGCGGCGTGGTGGTGCGGCAGGAGACCTACACGCACTCCTACCCGCACTGCTGGCGCTGCGACACCCCGCTGGTCTACAAGGCGGTGTCGTCGTGGTTCGTGCAGGTGACCAAGTTCAAGGACCGGATGGTCGAGCTCAACCAGCAGATCGACTGGACGCCGGGGCACGTCAAGGACGGCTCGTTCGGCAAGTGGCTGGCCAACGCCCGCGACTGGTCGATCAGCCGCAACCGGTTCTGGGGCTCGCCGATCCCGGTGTGGAAGTCCGACGACCCCAACTACCCGCGGCTCGACGTCTACGGCTCGCTCGAAGACCTCGAGCGTGACTTCGGCGTGCAGGTCACCGACCTGCACCGGCCCTTCGTCGACGACCTGACCCGGCCCAACCCCGACGACCCGACGGGCAAGTCGACGATGCGTCGCGTCCCCGAGGTGCTCGACTGTTGGTTCGAATCGGGTTCGATGCCGTTCGCCCAGGTGCACTACCCGTTCGAGAACGCCGACTGGTTCGAGCACCACTATCCGGGCGACTTCATCGTCGAATACATCGGACAGACGCGCGGCTGGTTCTACACCATGCACGTGCTGGCGACCGCGCTGTTCGACCGGCCGGCGTTCCGCACCTGCGTGAGCCACGGCATCCTGCAGGGCTCCGACGGCCGCAAGATGAGCAAGACGCTGCAGAACTATCCCGACGTCTACCAGGTGTTCGACGACTACGGCTCCGACGCGATGCGTTGGATGCTGATGTCGTCACCCGTGCTGCGCGGCGGCGACATGCCGGTCACCGAGCCGGCGATCCGCGACACCGTGCGGCAGGTGCTGCTTCCACTGTGGAACGTCTGGTACTTCTTCTCGCTCTACGCCAACGCCGACGGCTACGAGGCGGTGCGCCGGGTCGACTCGACACACCTGCTCGACCGTTATGTGCTGGCCAAGACCGGCGAGTTGGTGTCGACGGTGACCCGGCAGATGGACGCCTACGACATCTCCGGCGCCTGCGTGACCGTGCGGACCTTCCTCGACGCGCTGACCAACTGGTATGTGCGCCGGTCCCGTGACCGGTTCTGGGCCGGCGACCGCGACGCGTTCGACACGCTCTACACGGTGCTGGAGACGCTGACCCGGGTGATGGCGCCGCTGGCTCCGCTGACCGCCGAGGAGGTGTGGCGCGGGCTGACCGGCGAGCGCTCGGTGCACCTGACCGACTGGCCGGCTGCCGACGAGTTCCCGGCCGACCACGACCTGGTGGCCGCCATGGACGCGGTCCGCGACCTGGTCTCGGCGGCGCTGTCGGTGCGCAAGGCCAAGGGCCTGCGGGTCCGGCTGCCGCTGCCGTCACTCACGGTGGCGTCGCCGGGTGCGGCCGCGCTGCGGCCGTTCGCCGACCTGGTCACCGACGAGGTCAACGTCAAGTCGGTCGAGTTCACCGACGACGTGGCGGCCTACTGCGAGCGGGTGCTCACGGTGGTGCCGCGGGCGCTCGGCCCGCGGATCGGCGGTGCCGTGCAGCAGGTGATCAAGGCGGTCAAGGCCGGCGAGTGGTCGCTGGTCGAGGGCCAGCCGGTCGCCGCCGGTGTCACCCTCCAGGAGGGTGAATACGACCTGAAGCTGGTCGCCGCCGACGCGGCCAACTCGTCGGCCCTGCCCAACGGCGAGGGCGTGGTCGTGCTCGACAGCGCGGTGACGCCGGAACTGGCGGCCGAGGGCGTGGCCCGCGACGTGGTCCGGGTCGTGCAGCAGGCCCGCCGCGACGCCGACCTCGACGTCTCCGACCGGATCCGGGTCGATCTCAACGGATCGTCGTCGGTCCGTGAGGCGGTCGAGACGTTCGGCGACTTCGTCGCCCGCGAAGTGCTGGCCGACTCGATCACATTCAGCGCGGCCGCCACCGGGTTCGCCGGTGAGGTCGGCGACGGGGAAACCGTTCGGGTGACAGTGGTGCGTAGTTAG
- a CDS encoding lysophospholipid acyltransferase family protein translates to MPLLYTIGQLTIGVSMRWGWAPKVEGLENVPPRGGAILAGNHLSVADELFLGSVIPRHIAFWAKAEYFSGTGFRGWFTRSVMNGIGAIRVERAGGRAALTAFDGAIPVLKSGDLVAIYPEGTRSPDGRLYRGRTGVARLALAAGVPIIPVGFIGTDELQPIGHRVPRFKRGTATVKFGKPIEVIGRGTDSSSLRQVTDEVMAAIQELTGQEYVPKYAPMLRVGTPQAE, encoded by the coding sequence GTGCCGCTGCTCTACACAATCGGCCAGCTCACCATCGGCGTGAGCATGCGGTGGGGTTGGGCGCCGAAGGTCGAGGGGCTGGAGAATGTGCCCCCGCGCGGTGGCGCGATCCTCGCGGGCAACCACCTCTCGGTGGCCGACGAGCTCTTCCTGGGTTCGGTCATCCCGCGGCACATCGCGTTCTGGGCGAAAGCGGAATATTTCAGCGGCACCGGCTTCCGTGGCTGGTTCACCCGCTCGGTGATGAACGGCATCGGCGCGATCCGGGTCGAACGCGCCGGCGGGCGCGCGGCCCTGACCGCCTTCGACGGTGCGATCCCGGTGCTGAAGTCCGGCGACCTCGTCGCGATCTACCCGGAGGGCACCCGGTCGCCGGACGGGCGCCTCTACCGCGGCCGCACGGGCGTGGCCCGCTTGGCCCTGGCCGCCGGCGTGCCGATCATCCCGGTCGGTTTCATCGGCACCGACGAACTCCAGCCGATCGGCCATCGCGTGCCCCGCTTCAAGCGCGGCACGGCCACGGTCAAGTTCGGCAAGCCGATCGAGGTCATCGGCCGCGGCACCGACAGCTCCTCGTTGCGCCAGGTCACCGACGAGGTGATGGCCGCGATCCAGGAGCTCACGGGCCAGGAATACGTCCCGAAATACGCCCCTATGCTCCGCGTCGGCACACCGCAGGCGGAGTAG
- a CDS encoding ArsR/SmtB family transcription factor, translating into MIRIELDEPTLDRTRIAISPLWELVDSFYLLDRNPDGVPWPYQQWAVRAREVIRDDPAAARAAWLIRESGSRAPDFLCPIPPGPAPTIEEELHALCATPLRVVKEQLPDYYADDPPAWIRPFRDDSARAFAELADGLAAFWAQAMAPHWPAMRAALDEEVLHRARALAADGPDALLSGLHKRVVWQRPVLTLIKPLEQAFSAVDKRLLLIPLIFSRGALMCSTDHPEVVAVSYQARGAAVLAEGRPEPAPDRLAILIGRGRAAVLDALSRPSTTAGLAATLGLAPSTVSEHLAALTAAGVVNRRRAGRRVLYSLEPAGTALLHLLADDPSRRQHSA; encoded by the coding sequence GTGATCCGGATCGAGTTGGACGAGCCGACGCTCGACCGCACCCGGATCGCGATCAGCCCGCTCTGGGAGCTGGTCGACTCGTTCTATCTGCTCGACCGCAACCCCGACGGGGTGCCCTGGCCCTACCAGCAGTGGGCGGTCCGGGCCCGCGAGGTGATCCGCGACGATCCCGCCGCGGCCCGGGCGGCGTGGCTGATCCGCGAGTCCGGTTCGCGGGCGCCCGACTTTCTGTGCCCGATCCCGCCCGGTCCGGCGCCCACGATCGAGGAGGAGTTGCACGCCCTCTGCGCGACGCCCCTGCGGGTGGTGAAGGAGCAGCTGCCCGACTACTACGCCGACGATCCGCCGGCCTGGATCCGGCCCTTCCGCGACGACTCCGCGCGGGCGTTCGCGGAGTTGGCCGACGGGCTCGCCGCGTTCTGGGCACAGGCGATGGCGCCGCACTGGCCGGCGATGCGGGCCGCCCTCGACGAAGAGGTGCTGCACCGGGCCCGGGCGCTGGCCGCCGACGGCCCCGACGCGCTGCTCTCCGGCCTGCACAAGCGGGTGGTCTGGCAACGGCCCGTGCTGACCCTGATCAAACCGCTGGAGCAGGCGTTCTCCGCCGTCGACAAGCGGCTGCTGCTGATCCCGTTGATCTTCTCCCGGGGCGCGTTGATGTGCTCCACCGACCATCCCGAGGTGGTCGCGGTCTCCTACCAGGCCCGGGGCGCGGCCGTGCTGGCCGAGGGCCGCCCGGAACCGGCGCCGGACCGGCTGGCCATTCTGATCGGGCGCGGGCGGGCCGCCGTACTCGATGCGCTCTCCCGTCCCTCGACCACCGCGGGCCTGGCCGCGACGCTGGGGCTGGCGCCGAGCACGGTGTCGGAGCATCTCGCCGCGCTGACCGCCGCCGGGGTGGTCAATCGGCGCCGGGCCGGGCGGCGGGTGCTCTACTCGCTCGAACCGGCCGGGACCGCGCTGCTGCACCTGCTCGCCGACGACCCGAGCCGCCGCCAGCATTCGGCTTAG
- a CDS encoding ABC transporter ATP-binding protein, with product MTLAIEARGLRRTYRTRTGWFNPRRVEIDAVRGVDLDVRRGELFGLLGPNGAGKTTTIKMLNTLLIPTSGTARVCGFDVVSQTREVRRRIGYVFGGDRGLYDRLSALDNLRYFAELYAVPAARQKQRIGELLELVGLTGRERERVEGYSRGMRQRLHIARGLLHDPEVLFLDEPSIGVDPVAARELRNTVAGLAATGTTVLLTTHYMAEAEELCDRIAVIAGGEIQALGTADELKHHAEGRRVLEVQAFGVSDEQLAGIDVLPGVREASVEVVGTSQVLTIQSDATVDVQASVLSALDGVRLGRVTARQPTLEDAYIAIVNGVDRTPAMVTA from the coding sequence ATGACCCTCGCGATCGAGGCGCGTGGCCTGCGCCGGACCTACCGCACCCGCACGGGCTGGTTCAATCCCCGCCGGGTCGAGATCGACGCCGTTCGCGGTGTCGACCTCGACGTCCGCCGGGGTGAGCTGTTCGGCCTGCTCGGGCCCAACGGCGCGGGCAAGACCACCACCATCAAGATGCTCAACACCCTGCTCATACCCACCTCGGGCACCGCGCGGGTGTGCGGCTTCGACGTGGTGTCACAGACCCGGGAAGTGCGGCGCCGCATCGGGTACGTCTTCGGCGGCGACCGTGGCCTCTACGACCGGCTGTCGGCGCTGGACAACCTGCGCTACTTCGCCGAGCTCTACGCCGTGCCGGCCGCGCGGCAGAAGCAGCGGATCGGCGAGCTGCTGGAGCTGGTCGGGCTGACCGGGCGGGAGCGGGAACGGGTCGAGGGCTACTCGCGGGGCATGCGGCAGCGGCTGCACATCGCCCGCGGTCTGCTGCACGACCCCGAGGTGCTGTTCCTCGACGAGCCGTCGATCGGTGTCGACCCGGTCGCCGCACGGGAGTTGCGCAACACGGTCGCCGGCCTTGCCGCCACGGGGACGACCGTTCTGCTCACCACCCACTACATGGCCGAGGCCGAGGAGCTGTGCGACCGGATCGCGGTGATCGCCGGCGGCGAGATCCAGGCGCTGGGCACCGCCGACGAGCTCAAGCACCACGCCGAGGGTCGCCGCGTGCTGGAGGTGCAGGCCTTCGGGGTCAGTGACGAGCAACTGGCCGGGATCGACGTGCTTCCGGGGGTACGCGAGGCGAGCGTCGAAGTGGTCGGCACGAGTCAGGTGCTGACCATCCAGTCGGACGCCACGGTCGACGTGCAGGCTTCCGTGCTGAGCGCGCTCGACGGGGTGCGGCTGGGCCGGGTGACGGCGCGGCAGCCGACGCTGGAGGATGCCTACATCGCGATCGTCAACGGGGTCGACCGCACGCCGGCGATGGTGACCGCATGA
- a CDS encoding glycoside hydrolase family 11 protein codes for MKDTQSKPGRRGRMRLLLGATCAAVLAAGIGVMAPDAYAEADRTVSSSTTGTHNGYFFSFWKDSGNASMTLRADGRYSSSWSNGNNWVGGKGWATGSRHTISYSGSYSPNGNSYLALYGWTRNPLIEYYVVENFGTYNPSTGATRVGSVSTDGGTYDLYRTQRVNQPSIDGTATFYQYWSVRQQKRTGGTITTANHFDAWARAGLNLGSNHSYQIMATEGYQSSGSSDITVREGSGGGGGPTTPPPGGGGGGNCTATLSAGQQFGDRFNLNVAVSGTSAWVVSLGLGGGQSLQNSWNASVSGTSGTVTARPNGNGNTFGVTIMANGNWTWPTVTCRTS; via the coding sequence ATGAAGGACACGCAGAGCAAACCGGGTAGGCGCGGCCGCATGCGGCTGCTCCTCGGCGCCACCTGTGCGGCGGTGCTCGCTGCCGGCATCGGGGTGATGGCGCCAGACGCCTACGCCGAGGCCGACCGGACCGTCAGCTCCAGCACCACCGGCACGCACAACGGCTACTTCTTCTCGTTCTGGAAGGACAGCGGCAACGCCAGCATGACGTTGCGCGCCGACGGCCGGTATTCCAGCAGTTGGAGCAACGGCAACAACTGGGTCGGCGGCAAGGGCTGGGCCACCGGCAGCCGGCACACGATCAGCTACTCGGGCAGCTACAGCCCGAACGGCAACAGCTACCTCGCCCTGTATGGATGGACCCGGAACCCGCTCATCGAGTACTACGTCGTCGAGAACTTCGGCACCTACAACCCCAGCACCGGCGCCACCCGCGTCGGGTCGGTCAGCACCGACGGCGGCACCTACGACCTCTACCGCACCCAGCGGGTCAACCAGCCGTCGATCGACGGCACCGCGACGTTCTACCAGTATTGGAGCGTCCGCCAGCAGAAGCGCACCGGCGGCACGATCACCACCGCCAACCACTTCGACGCCTGGGCCCGAGCCGGCCTCAACCTCGGCAGCAACCACAGCTACCAGATCATGGCCACCGAGGGCTACCAGAGCAGCGGCAGCTCCGACATCACCGTCCGGGAAGGCAGCGGCGGTGGCGGCGGCCCGACCACCCCGCCGCCCGGCGGCGGTGGCGGCGGCAACTGCACCGCGACCCTGTCGGCCGGCCAGCAGTTCGGCGACCGGTTCAACCTCAACGTCGCGGTCAGCGGCACCAGCGCCTGGGTCGTCAGCCTGGGCCTTGGCGGCGGGCAGAGCCTCCAGAACAGCTGGAACGCCTCGGTCAGCGGCACCAGCGGCACCGTCACCGCGCGACCGAACGGCAACGGCAACACCTTCGGCGTGACGATCATGGCCAACGGCAACTGGACCTGGCCGACGGTCACCTGTCGCACGAGCTGA